From a single Kitasatospora azatica KCTC 9699 genomic region:
- a CDS encoding GMC family oxidoreductase — translation MTDTFDFIVVGGGAAGLVVAARLTENPEARVLVLEAGDDSHPNILRDPELWAATNLSRFDWAYLSEPQPTMGGDQVYSPAGFGLGGTSNIYHAIHQRGRDADYDSWAYGGATGWSAADVLPYLQKLENQEDGTNPTGGLGGPINVVDSGAEGNAVSQTFLDACAELNYPVIADHNAGVSGAGYHHMDITKDGERNGTWAGYYQPAKDRPNLTVRTEAIAGKLIIEGKRCVGVQYLKDGQTHTARADREVILSAGSHESPKLLMLSGIGQPEQLSAFGIEVVEALPGVGENYQNHPLVIGPTGYLDRPGPDTGTANEPALFWNSQPGLLSPDLEIWFLPRAPWGEQLIARLAEWKVTGDTTGITEQNDVDPRLVITLPGLVRPLSRGWVRLAGTDPTQRPRFSPNYYGEPADLDAITTAVEIAREIYRTEAFTKEWGITELTPGPDVTTRAELRKWCSLNTGSFHHYTGTCKMGVDSLAVVDPRLKVRGIEGLRVADASVMPSVVSGHTHTTTVMIGERAADFIKQDHQL, via the coding sequence ATGACTGACACCTTCGACTTCATCGTGGTCGGCGGCGGTGCGGCCGGCCTGGTCGTGGCCGCCCGGCTGACCGAGAACCCCGAGGCCCGAGTCCTGGTCCTGGAGGCCGGCGACGACAGCCACCCGAACATCCTGCGGGACCCGGAGCTCTGGGCCGCGACCAACCTGTCCCGGTTCGACTGGGCCTACCTCAGCGAGCCGCAGCCCACCATGGGCGGCGACCAGGTGTACTCGCCGGCCGGCTTCGGCCTGGGCGGCACCTCGAACATCTACCACGCGATCCACCAGCGCGGCCGCGACGCCGACTACGACTCCTGGGCCTACGGCGGCGCGACCGGCTGGTCGGCCGCGGACGTGCTGCCCTACCTGCAGAAGCTGGAGAACCAGGAGGACGGCACCAACCCGACCGGAGGCCTCGGCGGCCCGATCAACGTGGTGGACTCCGGCGCCGAGGGCAACGCGGTCTCGCAGACCTTCCTGGACGCCTGCGCCGAGCTGAACTACCCGGTCATCGCCGACCACAACGCGGGCGTCTCCGGCGCCGGCTACCACCACATGGACATCACCAAGGACGGCGAGCGCAACGGCACCTGGGCGGGCTACTACCAGCCGGCCAAGGACCGCCCGAACCTCACCGTGCGGACCGAGGCGATCGCCGGCAAGCTGATCATCGAGGGCAAGCGCTGCGTCGGCGTCCAGTACCTGAAGGACGGTCAGACGCACACCGCCCGGGCCGACCGCGAGGTGATCCTCTCGGCCGGCTCGCACGAGTCGCCCAAGCTGCTGATGCTCTCCGGCATCGGCCAGCCCGAGCAGCTCTCCGCCTTCGGCATCGAGGTGGTCGAGGCGCTGCCCGGCGTCGGCGAGAACTACCAGAACCACCCGCTGGTGATCGGCCCGACCGGCTACCTGGACCGCCCCGGCCCCGACACCGGCACCGCCAACGAGCCCGCGCTGTTCTGGAACTCGCAGCCCGGCCTGCTCTCGCCCGACCTGGAGATCTGGTTCCTGCCGCGGGCCCCCTGGGGCGAGCAGCTGATCGCCCGGCTGGCCGAGTGGAAGGTCACCGGCGACACCACCGGCATCACCGAGCAGAACGACGTCGACCCGCGCCTGGTGATCACCCTGCCCGGCCTGGTCCGTCCGCTCTCCCGCGGCTGGGTCCGACTGGCCGGCACCGACCCGACGCAGCGCCCGCGGTTCAGCCCCAACTACTACGGCGAGCCCGCCGACCTGGACGCGATCACCACCGCGGTGGAGATCGCCCGGGAGATCTACCGCACCGAGGCCTTCACCAAGGAGTGGGGCATCACCGAGCTCACCCCCGGCCCCGATGTGACCACCCGGGCCGAGCTGCGCAAGTGGTGCAGCCTCAACACGGGTTCGTTCCACCACTACACCGGCACCTGCAAGATGGGCGTCGACAGCCTCGCCGTGGTTGACCCGCGGCTGAAGGTGCGCGGCATCGAGGGCCTGCGGGTCGCGGACGCCTCGGTGATGCCCTCGGTGGTGTCCGGACACACCCACACCACCACGGTGATGATCGGCGAGCGGGCGGCCGACTTCATCAAGCAGGACCACCAGCTCTGA
- a CDS encoding type 1 glutamine amidotransferase domain-containing protein: MAKKRILIVLSEYGYWGEELVGPLETFDKAGYDVTFATPTGKRPVPLPPSFDPEYIDPPLGRGVTSTEMAEKVIALDKSDRLDHPLDLSSWLPDRPYRSRSDFLRAWEGYHNRRQHVQAQIAERYDALLIVGGSGPIVDLGNNWRVHDLVLAFYHLDLPIAAECYGVTCLAFAREQDDRISIIRNKHVTGHCIEYDYKDSTGFMGTDFVIGPPPYPLEYILRDATAPHGAYHGNYGHETSVIVDYPFITGRSTPDSYLTGQKLVEVLEQGLRQWGFRPDLYQA; the protein is encoded by the coding sequence ATGGCGAAGAAGCGCATTCTCATCGTTCTTTCCGAGTACGGCTACTGGGGCGAGGAACTGGTCGGCCCCCTGGAGACCTTCGACAAGGCCGGCTACGACGTCACCTTCGCGACGCCGACCGGCAAGCGGCCGGTGCCGCTGCCGCCCAGCTTCGACCCGGAGTACATCGACCCGCCGCTGGGTCGCGGGGTGACCAGCACCGAGATGGCCGAGAAGGTCATCGCGCTGGACAAGTCGGACCGGCTGGACCACCCGCTGGACCTGTCCTCCTGGCTGCCGGACCGGCCGTACCGCAGCCGTTCCGACTTCCTGCGCGCCTGGGAGGGGTACCACAACCGTCGCCAGCACGTGCAGGCGCAGATCGCCGAGCGCTACGACGCGCTGCTGATCGTCGGCGGTTCCGGCCCGATCGTGGACCTGGGCAACAACTGGCGGGTGCACGACCTGGTGCTGGCCTTCTACCACCTGGACCTGCCGATCGCCGCCGAGTGCTACGGCGTCACCTGCCTGGCCTTCGCCCGTGAGCAGGACGACCGGATCAGCATCATCCGCAACAAGCACGTCACCGGGCACTGCATCGAGTACGACTACAAGGACAGCACCGGGTTCATGGGGACCGACTTCGTGATCGGCCCGCCGCCGTACCCGCTGGAGTACATCCTGCGCGACGCCACCGCGCCGCACGGGGCGTACCACGGCAACTACGGCCACGAGACCTCGGTGATCGTCGACTACCCGTTCATCACCGGGCGTTCCACTCCCGACTCCTACCTCACCGGCCAGAAGCTGGTCGAGGTCCTGGAGCAGGGCCTGCGCCAGTGGGGCTTCCGGCCGGACCTGTACCAGGCCTGA
- a CDS encoding thiamine pyrophosphate-binding protein: protein MASSRPARVAMLEQFKADGVQYMFGNPGTVEQGFLDELRSFPEVQYILSLQEAVVVGIADGYARATRKPTLLQLHSGVGLGNGIGMLYQAMRGHAPLVCVVGESGLAYDSMDAQMAADLVGMAKPVTKWATRVVDPQSTLRVLRRAFKVAATPPYGPVLVVLPADVMDQDTTEDAVPTSYLTTTSIPDAGSIEQAASLLAGARHPLILAGDGVHFSGAQAELAEFAEAWGATVWGADWAEVNLPAEHPLFGGQLGHMFGEASAKVINPADGVLITGTYTLNEVYPLLDGVFSPGTKVVHLDLDSGAIAKNFPVDLGLLADPKQTLPKLTEALRRRQTGEQKSDALARLTKAQQDKKIAAIEENATFLSGVGQDPLSAELFGFELAKQLPADAVLFDEALTSSPGLFKHLPANLPGHWHQTRGGSLGVGIPGAIGAKLAHPERTVIGFTGDGGSMYTVQGLWTAARYDIAAKFVICNNGRYRLLDLNIEEYWKTVSVEHHAFPDPFDLDQPAIDFVKLAESLGVRAVRVEKPEQAAPAITEALAHPGPFLIDLVIGRSS, encoded by the coding sequence ATGGCCAGCAGCAGGCCCGCCCGGGTGGCGATGCTCGAACAGTTCAAGGCCGACGGCGTCCAGTACATGTTCGGCAACCCCGGCACCGTGGAGCAGGGCTTCCTGGACGAGCTGCGGTCCTTCCCCGAGGTGCAGTACATCCTGTCGCTGCAGGAGGCCGTGGTGGTCGGCATCGCCGACGGCTACGCCCGGGCCACCCGCAAGCCCACCCTGCTCCAACTGCACTCCGGTGTGGGGCTGGGCAACGGCATCGGCATGCTCTACCAGGCGATGCGCGGCCACGCCCCGCTGGTCTGCGTGGTCGGCGAGTCCGGCCTGGCCTACGACAGCATGGACGCCCAGATGGCCGCCGACCTGGTCGGCATGGCCAAGCCGGTGACCAAGTGGGCGACCCGGGTGGTGGACCCGCAGTCCACCCTGCGGGTGCTGCGGCGGGCCTTCAAGGTGGCCGCCACCCCGCCCTACGGCCCGGTACTGGTCGTACTGCCGGCCGATGTGATGGACCAGGACACCACCGAGGACGCGGTCCCCACCTCCTACCTGACCACCACCAGCATCCCCGACGCCGGCTCGATCGAGCAGGCCGCGAGCCTGCTGGCCGGCGCCCGGCACCCGCTGATCCTGGCCGGCGACGGCGTGCACTTCTCCGGCGCCCAGGCCGAGTTGGCCGAGTTCGCCGAGGCCTGGGGCGCCACCGTCTGGGGCGCGGACTGGGCCGAGGTCAACCTGCCGGCCGAACACCCGCTGTTCGGCGGCCAGTTGGGCCACATGTTCGGCGAGGCCAGCGCCAAGGTGATCAACCCGGCGGACGGCGTGCTGATCACCGGCACCTACACCCTCAACGAGGTCTACCCGCTGCTCGACGGGGTCTTCTCGCCCGGCACCAAGGTGGTCCACCTGGACCTGGACAGCGGTGCGATCGCCAAGAACTTCCCGGTCGACCTCGGCCTGCTGGCGGACCCCAAGCAGACCCTGCCCAAGCTCACCGAGGCGCTGCGCCGCCGGCAGACCGGCGAACAGAAGTCCGACGCGCTCGCCCGGCTGACCAAGGCCCAGCAGGACAAGAAGATCGCGGCCATCGAGGAGAACGCCACCTTCCTGTCCGGGGTGGGCCAGGACCCGCTCTCCGCCGAGCTGTTCGGCTTCGAGCTGGCCAAGCAGCTGCCCGCCGACGCGGTGCTCTTCGACGAGGCGCTGACCTCCTCGCCCGGCCTCTTCAAGCACCTGCCGGCCAACCTGCCCGGGCACTGGCACCAGACCCGCGGCGGCTCGCTGGGTGTCGGCATCCCCGGTGCGATCGGCGCCAAGCTGGCCCACCCCGAGCGCACCGTGATCGGCTTCACCGGCGACGGCGGCAGCATGTACACCGTCCAGGGCCTGTGGACCGCGGCCCGCTACGACATCGCCGCCAAGTTCGTGATCTGCAACAACGGCCGGTACCGGCTGCTGGACCTGAACATCGAGGAGTACTGGAAGACGGTCTCGGTCGAGCACCACGCCTTCCCGGACCCGTTCGACCTCGACCAGCCGGCGATCGACTTCGTCAAGCTCGCCGAGTCGCTGGGCGTGCGCGCCGTCCGGGTGGAGAAGCCCGAGCAGGCCGCGCCGGCCATCACCGAAGCCCTCGCCCACCCCGGCCCGTTCCTCATCGACCTGGTCATCGGCCGTTCCTCCTGA
- a CDS encoding EthD domain-containing protein, which yields MMIHQFILAAPKPGMTAQEFQDYWVNVHAVKFAAKIPQIRKYLIDSRIPFAGDLGSPALPHQGIAEIWLENGEEQLASLQTDEFLQGARLDEPNWAAFWQTLVIDTAAHEIVPGPAEAQPGRVKLTVLLKRAPGLDLAEYRARTLGAYAEVVAKAPGLRRALHAHTQDGYYVFGEASFDSVEQLWFDDEQALAAALESPWFAELKAAQEGLVDPKYVFSLASTETWIIGPEAR from the coding sequence ATGATGATCCATCAGTTCATTCTGGCTGCCCCGAAGCCGGGCATGACCGCCCAGGAGTTCCAGGACTACTGGGTGAACGTGCACGCGGTGAAGTTCGCCGCCAAGATCCCGCAGATCCGCAAGTACCTGATCGACAGCCGGATCCCGTTCGCCGGCGACCTCGGCTCCCCGGCGCTGCCGCACCAGGGCATCGCCGAGATCTGGCTGGAGAACGGCGAGGAGCAGCTGGCCTCGCTGCAGACCGACGAGTTCCTCCAGGGCGCCCGGCTGGACGAGCCGAACTGGGCCGCCTTCTGGCAGACGCTGGTGATCGACACCGCCGCGCACGAGATCGTGCCCGGCCCCGCCGAGGCGCAGCCCGGCCGGGTCAAGCTGACCGTGCTGCTCAAGCGCGCCCCCGGCCTGGACCTGGCCGAGTACCGGGCCCGCACCCTGGGTGCCTATGCCGAGGTGGTGGCCAAGGCCCCCGGCCTGCGCCGGGCCCTGCACGCGCACACCCAGGACGGCTACTACGTCTTCGGTGAGGCGAGCTTCGACAGCGTCGAGCAGCTCTGGTTCGACGACGAGCAGGCGCTGGCCGCCGCGCTCGAGTCGCCCTGGTTCGCCGAGCTGAAGGCCGCTCAGGAGGGTCTGGTCGACCCCAAGTACGTCTTCTCGCTGGCTTCCACCGAGACCTGGATCATCGGCCCCGAGGCCCGCTGA
- a CDS encoding GMC family oxidoreductase: MASEENFDYIVVGAGSAGCVVARRLLDRLDCRVLLLEAGGSDDRASVHATDLGSMTSMWGPEDVSWPYRTAPQPGLDGRRIDLTQGKIIGGGSSINAMMYVRGNRHDFDHWAELGNPGWSYQDVLPYFRRAERYAGKPSQYRGTDGPLSVIDYENPSAVSQAFVAGAAELGHDVEHDYNGERQEGGGFFYQSTRTPDNQRASTAAGYLDPVLDDPRLTVLTGALVSRVLVADGRATGVEFRQDGQTRTARADAEVILTAGALASPKLLLLSGIGPEEELRRHGVPLVHELAGVGRNLQDHLLFGVGYESLQDLPFPQLLAEAGLFARSREREGITGGGPDLQFFFGPVQFIADQYKTEGPGFTFAPILAQPRSRGFVHLSSADPAALPVVDPHYLTAEADVQVLVRGLALSREIVHTSAFDPFRGRELAPGPEAVDPAELAGYVRQNASTVWHPVGTCRMGHGLDAVVDAALRVHGIERLRVADASIMPTITTGNTNAATIMIAEKAADLITDAAR; encoded by the coding sequence GTGGCGAGTGAAGAGAATTTCGACTACATCGTGGTGGGGGCCGGTTCGGCCGGCTGTGTCGTCGCCCGCCGGCTGCTGGACCGGCTGGACTGCCGGGTGCTGCTGCTGGAGGCGGGCGGCTCGGACGACCGGGCCAGTGTGCACGCCACCGACCTCGGTTCGATGACCTCCATGTGGGGCCCTGAGGACGTGAGTTGGCCGTACCGGACGGCTCCGCAGCCGGGCCTGGACGGCCGTCGGATCGACCTGACCCAGGGTAAGATCATCGGCGGCGGCAGCTCGATCAACGCCATGATGTACGTGCGCGGCAACCGGCACGACTTCGACCACTGGGCCGAGCTCGGCAACCCCGGCTGGTCCTACCAGGACGTGCTGCCGTACTTCCGGCGGGCCGAGCGCTACGCGGGCAAGCCCTCGCAGTACCGCGGCACCGACGGTCCGCTCTCGGTGATCGACTACGAGAACCCCAGCGCCGTCTCGCAGGCCTTCGTGGCCGGCGCGGCCGAGCTGGGCCACGACGTGGAACACGACTACAACGGCGAGCGGCAGGAGGGTGGCGGGTTCTTCTACCAGTCCACCCGGACCCCGGACAACCAGCGGGCCTCCACCGCGGCGGGCTACCTGGACCCGGTGCTCGACGACCCGCGGCTGACCGTGCTGACCGGCGCCCTGGTGAGCCGGGTGCTGGTCGCCGACGGGCGGGCCACCGGCGTGGAGTTCCGCCAGGACGGGCAGACCAGGACGGCGCGGGCCGACGCCGAGGTGATCCTCACCGCCGGCGCGCTGGCCTCGCCGAAGCTGCTGCTGCTCTCCGGCATCGGCCCCGAGGAGGAGCTGCGCCGGCACGGCGTCCCGCTCGTCCACGAGCTCGCCGGGGTCGGCCGCAACCTGCAGGACCACCTGCTCTTCGGCGTCGGCTACGAGAGCCTCCAAGACCTTCCGTTCCCCCAACTGCTGGCCGAGGCCGGTCTGTTCGCCCGTTCGCGGGAGCGCGAGGGGATCACCGGCGGCGGGCCCGACCTGCAGTTCTTCTTCGGCCCGGTGCAGTTCATCGCCGACCAGTACAAGACCGAAGGGCCGGGGTTCACCTTCGCCCCGATCCTGGCCCAGCCGCGCAGCCGCGGCTTCGTCCACCTGAGCTCGGCCGACCCGGCCGCGCTGCCGGTGGTGGACCCGCACTACCTGACCGCCGAGGCGGACGTGCAGGTGCTGGTCCGCGGCCTGGCGCTGTCCCGCGAGATCGTCCACACCAGCGCCTTCGACCCCTTCCGCGGGCGGGAGTTGGCGCCCGGCCCCGAGGCGGTCGACCCGGCCGAGCTGGCCGGCTACGTGCGCCAGAACGCCTCCACGGTCTGGCACCCGGTGGGCACCTGCCGGATGGGCCACGGGCTGGACGCCGTGGTCGACGCCGCGCTGCGGGTGCACGGAATCGAGCGACTGCGCGTCGCGGACGCCTCGATCATGCCGACCATCACCACCGGCAACACCAACGCCGCGACGATCATGATCGCCGAGAAGGCCGCCGACCTGATCACCGACGCCGCACGCTGA
- a CDS encoding low temperature requirement protein A codes for MADNTTGPTAVRDEDLGPELEPEIPEDSLEDPAPEPKPVLASRPAEQRVTWAELFFDLVWVFAITELAHALAYSSGPTGILRTLVLTIPLWWGWNSVTLLGNASGERLDSPRGRLLLFLMGAIGLGMAVAVPDAYGGNGLLFAVCFILLRLLLWMEMHRLHFYGELRMEPFALGLVIAGPLFLAGALAPDPWRLGLWGAGALLEVAGPALLGHRLDHIKLEAAHLPERFGLIIIMALGETVVTLGTQAASGPLGPSRVAALGVGFLLVIGLWWTYFHFGAPAVRHGLETSAVQARILRDVFHYAHFCYLLAVICIAVSLRELIRAPMENGHELAACLVAPGAGLYFLGFCYSRWRMYGSAALSRFAAALACFAVMPLTPLLPAVAVAGLVAALVIALNVVEYWVITTGRPVIFLHTPKCWVRWRQRSRDLNKSE; via the coding sequence ATGGCTGACAACACCACCGGGCCGACCGCCGTGCGGGACGAGGACCTGGGCCCGGAGCTCGAACCGGAGATTCCCGAGGACTCGCTCGAGGACCCGGCCCCGGAGCCGAAACCGGTCCTGGCCAGCCGGCCGGCCGAGCAGCGGGTCACCTGGGCGGAGCTCTTCTTCGACCTGGTCTGGGTCTTCGCGATCACCGAACTCGCGCACGCGCTGGCCTACTCCTCCGGGCCGACCGGCATCCTGCGCACCCTGGTGCTGACCATCCCGCTCTGGTGGGGCTGGAACAGCGTGACGCTGCTCGGCAACGCCTCGGGGGAGCGGCTGGACAGCCCGCGCGGGCGGCTGCTGCTCTTCCTGATGGGGGCCATCGGCCTGGGGATGGCGGTGGCCGTCCCCGACGCCTACGGGGGCAACGGCCTGCTCTTCGCGGTCTGCTTCATCCTGTTGCGGCTGCTGCTCTGGATGGAGATGCACCGGCTGCACTTCTACGGTGAGTTGCGGATGGAGCCGTTCGCCCTCGGGCTGGTCATCGCCGGTCCGCTCTTCCTGGCCGGAGCGCTCGCACCGGACCCCTGGCGGCTCGGGCTGTGGGGGGCGGGCGCGCTGCTGGAGGTGGCCGGCCCAGCGCTGCTCGGCCACCGGCTCGACCACATCAAGCTGGAGGCGGCCCACCTGCCGGAACGATTCGGCTTGATCATCATCATGGCGCTCGGCGAGACCGTGGTGACCCTGGGCACCCAGGCCGCCAGCGGCCCGCTCGGGCCGAGCCGGGTGGCCGCGCTGGGCGTCGGCTTCCTGCTGGTGATCGGCCTGTGGTGGACCTACTTCCACTTCGGTGCGCCGGCCGTGCGGCACGGCCTGGAGACCAGCGCGGTGCAGGCCCGGATCCTGCGCGACGTCTTCCACTACGCGCACTTCTGCTACCTGCTCGCGGTGATCTGCATCGCGGTCTCGCTGCGGGAGCTGATCAGGGCACCGATGGAGAACGGCCACGAGCTGGCCGCCTGCCTGGTGGCGCCCGGTGCCGGGCTGTACTTCCTGGGCTTCTGCTACTCCCGTTGGCGGATGTACGGCAGCGCCGCGCTGAGCCGGTTCGCGGCCGCGCTGGCCTGCTTCGCGGTGATGCCGCTGACCCCGCTGCTGCCGGCCGTCGCGGTGGCCGGCCTGGTGGCCGCCCTGGTGATCGCGCTCAACGTCGTCGAGTACTGGGTGATCACCACCGGGCGTCCGGTGATCTTCCTGCACACGCCGAAGTGCTGGGTCCGCTGGCGGCAGCGCAGCCGGGACCTGAACAAGTCCGAATGA
- a CDS encoding Nif11-like leader peptide family natural product precursor, which produces MSEQNVIEFLTLLADRQDLLDELRVKSKSEVLAAAAELGLPFTEEDFDPLVWGLEIKLAEHRGDSFDNTFPLWATMWGRYYLDYLVEDVVPSLRQTGLLA; this is translated from the coding sequence ATGAGCGAGCAGAACGTCATCGAGTTCCTCACCCTGCTGGCCGACCGGCAGGACCTGTTGGACGAGCTGCGGGTGAAGAGCAAGTCCGAGGTGCTGGCGGCCGCCGCCGAGCTCGGACTGCCCTTCACCGAGGAGGACTTCGACCCGCTGGTCTGGGGTCTGGAGATCAAGCTCGCCGAGCACCGGGGCGACAGCTTCGACAACACCTTCCCGCTCTGGGCCACCATGTGGGGCCGCTACTACCTGGACTACCTGGTCGAGGACGTGGTGCCGAGCCTGCGCCAGACCGGCCTGCTGGCCTGA
- a CDS encoding Nif11-like leader peptide family natural product precursor: MSRQSFAEFITAVAADPELLARYDRYSLAQLTFHAKNAGYEFGPADIEAVVGALEITTILEKDRQDVDGNAALWREMWGVRHLDYLASRVRTRFTDEEFRALVGGLEETAA; the protein is encoded by the coding sequence ATGTCCCGGCAGAGTTTCGCCGAGTTCATCACCGCGGTCGCGGCCGATCCCGAGCTGCTCGCCCGCTACGACCGGTACAGCCTCGCCCAGTTGACCTTCCACGCGAAGAACGCGGGCTACGAGTTCGGGCCGGCGGACATCGAGGCGGTGGTCGGCGCACTGGAGATCACCACCATTCTGGAGAAGGACCGCCAGGACGTGGACGGCAACGCCGCGCTGTGGCGCGAGATGTGGGGCGTGCGCCACCTGGACTACCTGGCCAGCCGGGTGCGTACCCGGTTCACCGACGAGGAGTTCCGCGCGCTGGTCGGCGGACTCGAGGAGACCGCGGCATGA
- a CDS encoding DJ-1/PfpI family protein translates to MALNGQKIAVLMESDFYEPEILYYQRRFAEEGAEVHFLTRLWGGDRLVFRGHEHRMPFEVTESFEELDEYGLKEYAALIVPSGIVADRLRYTEKVDQLPPAAVLLRRAFADPAIVKGIICHGMWLAAPIPAVIRGRRAVVHNNLLGDLRNMGGIYVDQDVVVDEDLVTARTGNHCHLFARQIIEELTKRSSRRHAALS, encoded by the coding sequence GTGGCGCTGAACGGCCAGAAGATCGCCGTCCTGATGGAGAGCGACTTCTACGAACCGGAGATCCTCTACTACCAGCGCCGGTTCGCCGAGGAGGGAGCCGAGGTGCACTTCCTCACCCGGCTCTGGGGCGGTGACCGGCTGGTCTTCCGCGGCCATGAGCACCGGATGCCGTTCGAGGTGACCGAGTCCTTCGAGGAGCTGGACGAGTACGGTCTCAAGGAGTACGCGGCGCTGATCGTGCCCTCCGGGATCGTCGCCGACCGGCTGCGCTACACCGAGAAGGTCGACCAACTGCCGCCGGCCGCCGTGCTGCTGCGGCGGGCCTTCGCCGACCCGGCGATCGTCAAGGGGATCATCTGCCACGGCATGTGGCTGGCCGCGCCGATCCCCGCGGTGATCCGCGGCCGGCGCGCCGTGGTGCACAACAACCTGCTCGGCGACCTGCGCAACATGGGCGGGATCTACGTCGACCAGGACGTGGTGGTGGACGAGGACCTGGTCACGGCCAGGACCGGCAACCACTGCCACCTGTTCGCCCGCCAGATCATCGAGGAACTGACCAAGCGGAGCAGCCGGCGCCACGCCGCGCTGTCCTGA